In Clarias gariepinus isolate MV-2021 ecotype Netherlands chromosome 9, CGAR_prim_01v2, whole genome shotgun sequence, a single window of DNA contains:
- the gabrd gene encoding gamma-aminobutyric acid receptor subunit delta: MEVTFALSTLFSLILVGNELARAMLSDIGDYVGTDIEISWLPNLDDLMKGYARNFRPGIGGPPVNVAMAIEVASIDHISEANMEYTMTVFLRQSWRDERLSYNHTNKTLGLDSRFVDKLWVPDTFIVNAKSAWFHDVTVENKLIRLQPDGVILYSSRITSTVACDMDLTKYPMDEQECMLDLESYGYSSEDIIYYWSDSQKHIHGLDKLELSQFTITDYRFITEMMNFKSAGHFPRLSLHFRLRRNRGVYIIQSYMPSILLVAMSWVSFWISQSAVPARVSLGITTVLTMTTLMVSARSSLPRASAIKALDVYFWICYVFVFAALIEYAFAHYNADYSKKEKAKVKVNKNTESMVKNGKQAMVLFSLSVTGMNQGLVVSNRQNRGQCQTETPAEPQEEAETAKQESREERKCCKCKPIDADTIDIYARAVFPFTFAVVNVIYWVAYTM, from the exons AGCCATGCTGAGCGACATCGGTGACTACGTAGGTACAGATATTGAGATCTCCTGGTTGCCAAATCTGGATGATTTAATGAAAGGTTACGCTCGAAATTTTCGTCCGGGGATAGGAG GACCTCCAGTGAATGTTGCCATGGCTATCGAAGTAGCCAGCATTGACCATATCTCAGAAGCCAACATG GAATATACCATGACCGTGTTTCTGCGTCAGAGCTGGAGAGATGAGCGCCTTTCCTACAACCACACAAACAAGACGCTGGGGCTGGACAGCCGTTTCGTAGATAAACTCTGGGTTCCAGACACGTTTATCGTCAATGCCAAATCGGCCTGGTTCCATGACGTCACGGTCGAGAACAAGCTCATACGGCTACAGCCTGATGGTGTCATCCTCTACAGCAGccg aatcacATCCACAGTAGCCTGTGATATGGACCTGACCAAGTACCCAATGGACGAGCAGGAGTGCATGCTGGACCTTGAGAGCT ACGGCTACTCTTCAGAGGACATCATTTATTACTGGTCAGACAGCCAGAAGCATATTCATGGCTTGGACAAACTAGAGCTGTCCCAGTTCACTATCACGGACTACCGCTTTATCACTGAAATGATGAACTTTAAATCAG CTGGCCATTTCCCTCGGCTCAGTTTGCATTTCCGGTTGAGGCGGAATCGAGGAGTGTACATCATCCAGTCCTACATGCCTTCTATCCTGCTGGTTGCGATGTCCTGGGTGTCTTTCTGGATCAGCCAATCAGCTGTGCCTGCAAGAGTATCGCTAG GAATCACTACTGTGCTGACCATGACCACACTGATGGTGAGTGCTCGTTCCTCATTGCCTCGCGCCTCTGCCATAAAAGCACTGGACGTATATTTCTGGATCTGCTACGTGTTTGTGTTCGCTGCCCTGATTGAGTATGCCTTCGCTCACTACAACGCTGACTACAGCAAGAAAGAGAAGGCCAAGGTCAAAGTAAACAAGAATACAGAG TCCATGGTGAAGAACGGCAAGCAGGCCATGGTCCTCTTCTCACTGTCGGTGACAGGCATGAATCAAGGGCTTGTCGTCTCCAACCGGCAGAATCGCGGCCAGTGCCAAACTGAGACACCCGCAGAGCCTCAGGAAGAGGCGGAAACGGCTAAGCAGGAGAGCAGAGAGGAAAGAAAGTGCTGCAAGTGCAAACCCATAGACGCTGACACCATCGACATCTACGCTCGTGCTGTCTTCCCTTTCACATTCGCCGTGGTCAATGTCATTTACTGGGTGGCTTATACCATGTGA